A section of the Verrucomicrobiota bacterium genome encodes:
- a CDS encoding NYN domain-containing protein yields the protein MITDHFGCSLPLSEAGNFRFSNSAFNHYGEPVALVRILVDGYSLLHNWPALAPGQPRHSAAAREELIHWLTQYRDATGTPITIVFDGSGAPPGTPKIPSSPEVEVLYSKAGQTADDIIERAAYRFQEYGEVLAVTDDYAERDTVLAMGGMTSDCANFIETVCATLQDLQRDLKHYNRRELSRFRQPRN from the coding sequence CTGATCACTGATCACTTCGGTTGCAGCTTGCCGCTCAGTGAAGCCGGAAATTTTCGATTTTCCAACTCCGCATTCAACCATTACGGTGAACCGGTGGCTCTCGTTCGCATATTGGTCGATGGATATAGTCTGCTGCACAACTGGCCGGCGTTGGCGCCCGGTCAGCCGCGCCATTCTGCCGCCGCCCGCGAAGAATTGATCCACTGGCTCACGCAGTACCGGGACGCCACAGGCACGCCCATTACGATTGTCTTCGACGGCTCAGGCGCTCCGCCGGGCACGCCGAAGATCCCTTCGTCGCCCGAAGTGGAGGTCCTTTATTCCAAAGCGGGCCAGACCGCCGACGACATTATCGAACGCGCCGCCTATCGCTTCCAGGAATACGGCGAGGTCCTGGCCGTGACGGACGATTACGCGGAACGCGATACCGTTCTGGCGATGGGAGGCATGACCTCGGATTGCGCGAATTTCATCGAAACCGTTTGCGCGACGTTGCAGGACCTGCAGAGAGACTTGAAACACTACAATCGCCGTGAGCTGAGCCGGTTCAGGCAGCCGCGAAATTGA
- the dnaB gene encoding replicative DNA helicase, with the protein MIETIEPNISTTVSLTRAPIVKAAASSSVDRLPPHSVEAERGVLGCVLLSPNDGMGVCIEKFKRGSEVFYDLRHRSIYELLAEMYDQKQAIDLITVHQRLRDKNQLEAIGGPAYLAQLVDGVPSAANLQYYLDIVREKYLLRKMIQTCTGVVGRVYDHEGEVDALLDEVERDILRISEDRVEASSRTIKDLVHKAITTIEEFHQRQGMLTGIGTGFPDFDKMTSGLHAGEMIVIAARPSMGKTSLAMNIAEHVAIDQKLPVGVFSLEMTAESLVLRMLCSRSRVNLRSIREGFLAERDFPKLTGSAGKLASAPLFIDDSSGLSILQLRAKARRMFQQYGIKLFVIDYLQLLNSTSRRAENRQQEIADISNGIKALAKELNVPIIVLSQLNRELEKEKNRKPRLSDLRESGAIEQDADLVGLLYKASSEEDDESASQAQDSLPVNLLIAKQRNGPTGDVNLTFLRPYTRFESAAKVNAGEILQDN; encoded by the coding sequence ATGATCGAAACGATCGAACCCAACATTTCTACGACCGTCAGCCTCACTCGAGCGCCCATTGTCAAAGCCGCTGCTTCGTCCAGTGTGGATCGCCTGCCGCCGCACTCGGTCGAGGCCGAGCGGGGCGTGCTCGGTTGCGTGCTGCTTTCGCCCAATGACGGCATGGGCGTTTGCATCGAGAAATTCAAGCGCGGCAGCGAGGTCTTTTACGATCTGCGGCATCGGAGCATCTACGAGTTGCTGGCCGAGATGTACGATCAGAAGCAGGCGATCGATCTCATCACCGTCCATCAGCGGCTCCGCGACAAGAACCAGCTCGAAGCCATTGGCGGCCCCGCGTATCTGGCCCAGTTGGTCGATGGGGTTCCGTCGGCGGCGAATCTTCAGTATTATCTGGATATCGTCCGCGAGAAGTATCTCCTCCGAAAAATGATCCAGACGTGCACGGGAGTCGTCGGCCGCGTCTACGACCACGAAGGCGAGGTCGATGCGCTGCTGGACGAGGTCGAGCGGGATATTCTCCGGATTAGCGAGGACCGGGTGGAAGCCAGTTCCCGGACAATCAAGGATCTGGTTCACAAAGCGATCACTACGATTGAGGAATTCCACCAGCGGCAAGGCATGCTGACGGGCATCGGCACCGGCTTCCCGGACTTCGACAAAATGACGAGCGGGTTGCACGCGGGCGAAATGATCGTGATCGCCGCGCGCCCGAGCATGGGAAAGACGTCGTTGGCGATGAATATTGCCGAGCACGTCGCCATCGACCAGAAGCTGCCGGTCGGCGTGTTCAGCCTGGAAATGACGGCGGAGTCGCTGGTGCTGCGCATGCTTTGCTCGCGCTCGCGCGTGAACCTGCGCAGCATCCGGGAGGGATTTCTGGCCGAACGCGATTTTCCGAAGCTGACGGGTTCGGCCGGCAAATTGGCGAGCGCGCCGCTTTTTATCGACGACAGTTCGGGGCTGTCGATTCTTCAGTTGCGCGCGAAGGCCCGGCGGATGTTCCAGCAATACGGCATCAAGCTCTTTGTGATTGACTACTTGCAACTGCTCAATTCTACTTCGCGCCGAGCTGAAAACCGGCAGCAGGAGATTGCGGACATCTCCAACGGCATCAAAGCCCTGGCGAAAGAATTGAACGTCCCGATCATCGTCTTGAGCCAGTTGAATCGCGAATTGGAAAAGGAAAAAAACCGCAAGCCGCGTCTGTCGGATTTGCGTGAATCCGGCGCGATTGAACAGGATGCCGACCTGGTAGGTCTGCTCTACAAAGCGAGCAGCGAGGAGGACGACGAGTCCGCTTCGCAAGCTCAGGACTCGCTGCCGGTCAATCTGCTCATCGCGAAACAGCGGAATGGGCCCACAGGTGATGTCAATTTGACCTTTTTGAGACCTTACACACGCTTTGAGAGCGCCGCCAAAGTCAACGCCGGCGAGATCCTGCAGGACAATTAG
- a CDS encoding dipeptidase, producing the protein MKDVLAFLKKNQARFVRELCEYVRFPSVSAQPTHRKDLAACAQWLVRHCREAGLNAELRPTEGNPVVLARPPKRGPSRKPHYVVYGHYDVQPPEPFELWKTRPFDPSVRGSSLFGRGASDNKGQHLAHLNAVEAYLKTGAELPCDLTFVIEGEEEVGSKSLAGFLEKNRERLRCDGIVISDTGLVSKSHPTFTYGLRGIMAIEVKLHGPNRDLHSGIFGGTVDNPALALCQLLAGLRDKNGRITIPGFYDDVEPLTAYERKQLARLQFTERSYRQFLGVPKLFGERGYTPIEQRSVRPTLEINGLTSGYQGAGSKTIIPAWASAKITARLVPNQTPERARQLFVRHLRKICPPTVRLEFKPEHGGEPYLVSPQGRGAQAALRALKNAFGCEPVLMREGGSIPIVNAFKKILGADSLMLGLALPDDNAHSPNEKFDLEVFEKGMRMSAHLWRELAAE; encoded by the coding sequence ATGAAAGATGTCCTGGCTTTTCTGAAAAAGAACCAAGCTCGCTTTGTCCGGGAGCTTTGCGAATACGTGCGTTTCCCCAGTGTCTCGGCGCAGCCGACGCACCGAAAAGATCTGGCCGCTTGCGCGCAGTGGTTGGTGCGGCATTGCCGGGAGGCCGGGCTGAACGCCGAGTTGCGTCCGACCGAAGGAAACCCGGTCGTGCTGGCCCGCCCGCCGAAGCGCGGCCCATCGCGCAAACCGCATTACGTCGTTTACGGGCACTACGACGTCCAACCGCCGGAGCCTTTTGAACTCTGGAAAACGCGGCCCTTTGATCCGTCCGTCCGGGGCAGTTCCTTGTTTGGCCGAGGCGCAAGCGACAACAAAGGGCAGCACCTCGCTCATCTCAACGCGGTCGAAGCTTATTTGAAGACCGGCGCCGAACTGCCTTGCGACTTGACCTTCGTGATCGAAGGCGAAGAGGAAGTCGGGAGCAAAAGCCTGGCGGGGTTCCTGGAAAAGAACCGCGAGCGCCTGCGCTGCGACGGCATCGTGATCTCGGATACGGGCCTCGTCAGCAAAAGCCATCCGACCTTCACCTACGGGCTGCGCGGAATCATGGCCATCGAAGTGAAACTGCACGGACCGAACCGCGATCTGCATTCGGGTATTTTTGGGGGAACGGTTGATAACCCGGCCCTGGCGCTTTGCCAGTTGCTGGCCGGGCTGCGCGACAAAAACGGGCGCATCACGATTCCGGGATTCTACGACGACGTCGAACCGCTCACCGCATACGAACGGAAGCAACTCGCGCGGCTCCAGTTCACCGAACGGAGCTACCGGCAATTTCTTGGCGTTCCGAAACTTTTCGGCGAACGCGGTTACACGCCGATCGAGCAGCGCAGCGTTCGACCCACGCTGGAAATCAACGGACTGACGAGCGGGTATCAGGGCGCGGGCAGCAAGACGATCATCCCGGCCTGGGCCAGCGCCAAGATCACGGCGCGGCTGGTTCCGAACCAAACGCCGGAACGCGCGCGGCAGTTGTTCGTGCGCCACCTCCGCAAGATTTGTCCTCCGACCGTGCGCCTCGAATTCAAGCCGGAACACGGCGGCGAACCGTACCTCGTTTCGCCGCAAGGCCGCGGCGCTCAGGCGGCGTTGCGAGCCTTGAAGAACGCTTTCGGCTGCGAACCGGTGCTCATGCGCGAAGGCGGCTCGATTCCCATCGTGAACGCCTTCAAAAAAATCCTCGGCGCGGACAGTTTGATGCTGGGCCTCGCATTGCCGGATGACAACGCGCATTCGCCGAATGAGAAGTTCGATCTCGAAGTTTTTGAGAAAGGCATGCGGATGAGCGCGCACCTCTGGCGCGAACTGGCCGCGGAATGA
- a CDS encoding nuclear transport factor 2 family protein → MAELYPAGRLPVRARWEWAEAVARRNVGRIDRIEAEEFVFTDPAGRLWTKQRQLESLKAGDLEIDSFALSDVRARIYVDAAVVTFRIEWRGTFRGVDISGPQRMTDTFVKRDGRWQCVASQTTRIPP, encoded by the coding sequence ATCGCAGAATTGTATCCTGCGGGGCGTCTCCCAGTCCGAGCACGCTGGGAGTGGGCGGAAGCCGTGGCGCGCCGTAACGTTGGAAGAATCGACCGAATCGAAGCAGAGGAGTTTGTTTTTACTGATCCCGCCGGGCGGCTGTGGACGAAACAACGGCAACTCGAATCTCTCAAAGCCGGCGATCTGGAGATCGACTCGTTTGCACTGAGCGATGTTCGGGCGCGGATTTACGTTGACGCGGCCGTGGTCACTTTCCGCATCGAATGGAGAGGCACATTCCGAGGCGTCGATATCAGCGGACCGCAGCGGATGACCGATACATTCGTGAAACGAGACGGGCGCTGGCAATGCGTGGCCAGCCAGACCACCCGCATTCCCCCATGA
- a CDS encoding VWA domain-containing protein translates to MVLLAFPALAQKPGARPVPKYDVLFVVDISLSMSREKEAVAQTVFNLIRTSLADKMATGDRLGVWTFNERVYTTRFPPETWTPERGEIIADRIARYLRSLRYERQSQPGKAIAEILKTARTSKSLTVFLLSNGDAPVVGTPFDRSLNVLYREYRTDLQRVGKPFVTRFTIDNGQFVTWDVSADLGQSKEAENTSPSKSIAVLPTNSPRRRARLLPSFLNR, encoded by the coding sequence ATGGTTCTTTTGGCTTTCCCGGCCTTGGCCCAGAAACCTGGCGCACGTCCGGTTCCGAAATACGACGTGCTGTTCGTCGTGGACATCTCGCTTTCCATGTCCCGGGAAAAAGAAGCGGTCGCGCAGACGGTGTTCAATCTGATCCGCACCAGCCTCGCCGATAAAATGGCGACCGGCGATCGCCTGGGAGTCTGGACCTTTAACGAGCGCGTTTACACCACTCGATTCCCGCCGGAGACTTGGACGCCGGAACGAGGCGAGATCATCGCGGATCGCATCGCACGTTACTTGCGCAGCCTTCGCTACGAGCGGCAATCCCAGCCAGGGAAAGCCATCGCAGAAATACTCAAAACCGCCCGGACCTCCAAATCCCTGACCGTTTTCCTTCTGAGCAACGGCGACGCTCCCGTAGTAGGCACGCCCTTCGACCGGAGCCTGAACGTCCTCTATCGCGAATATCGCACAGATCTCCAGCGAGTGGGCAAACCGTTTGTCACGCGGTTCACAATCGACAACGGACAGTTTGTGACCTGGGATGTTTCCGCAGATTTGGGCCAGTCCAAAGAGGCCGAGAATACGTCTCCTTCCAAATCGATCGCAGTTCTGCCCACCAATTCGCCCCGGCGCAGAGCACGGTTGTTACCGAGCTTCCTGAACCGGTGA